ACCGCGGCGAATATTCCACGGGTGTAGCCGCGCCGAAGTGTCATCGGTCCTTCCCTACCCCAGCCGTTGCACGGTCAGTTCCGCCAGCTTGTGCATGCGGTCGCACGGATTGCCGTCGGCACCGAACAGGCCGAAGGACATAGACCATTCGAAGAAGTCGTCGTCGAGCCGCACCGCGAGGTCGCAGACCTGCCCGCTCGGCTCGAGCGCCTGAAAACCGGTACGCCCTCCGACTTCGATCGTCTGCGGATTACGGCCCTGAGTGGAGACCCATGCCTTCTCCCGCTCGATCGGGCTGCCCCGGTACGAGGCGAAGGTGACGCTGGACGAACCGGTCCCCGCGGACTGCCAGTTGCAGCCCACCGAGTTTTTCAGCACCTGGGAGATCTGGCCGAGACCCGCGAGATCGCGCACCTCGTCGTCGGTCACGTGCCCGCATTCACCGACGAACGGACCTAGCGTGGCCACCTTCGGCGGTGGGCGCAGCGAGGTCTGGGTGTCGTCCGCGTTGCCTCCCGAACCGCACGCCGTCAGCATCAACGACAGCACCGCCG
The DNA window shown above is from Nocardia sp. NBC_01730 and carries:
- a CDS encoding DUF3558 domain-containing protein, producing MRIGALVGCAAVLSLMLTACGSGGNADDTQTSLRPPPKVATLGPFVGECGHVTDDEVRDLAGLGQISQVLKNSVGCNWQSAGTGSSSVTFASYRGSPIEREKAWVSTQGRNPQTIEVGGRTGFQALEPSGQVCDLAVRLDDDFFEWSMSFGLFGADGNPCDRMHKLAELTVQRLG